A genome region from Yoonia vestfoldensis includes the following:
- the phnD gene encoding phosphonate ABC transporter substrate-binding protein gives MKKLIATALMTTALTAPAFAQDTISEFRIGLLGGENAQDRLASNECFRAYAEEALGVPTRLFTAADYNGVIQGLIGGTLDMAWLGASAYAAVYVEDPDAVEPVLVKTNLDGSFTYHSIGFARADSGITSLDDMEGQVFGFGDPNSTSGYLIPLVEIPAAGYPMEPGEFFSDVVFTGGHEQTIVAVANGDIAGGVTWADGLGDWEDGYNSGALRRASDAGLVDMNDLVEIWKSKPIPEGPIVLRSALPEDVKQTMFELTANLHANDEACAYGVAAGETAGFTPIGHEAYETIIAVRRSQMN, from the coding sequence ATGAAAAAGTTGATTGCAACTGCCTTGATGACGACTGCCCTGACAGCCCCTGCCTTTGCGCAGGATACGATCAGCGAATTCCGCATCGGCCTGCTGGGCGGCGAAAACGCACAGGACCGTCTGGCATCCAACGAATGTTTCCGCGCCTATGCCGAAGAAGCGCTGGGCGTGCCGACCCGCCTGTTCACCGCCGCTGATTACAACGGCGTCATCCAGGGCCTGATCGGTGGCACGCTGGACATGGCCTGGCTGGGCGCATCTGCCTATGCCGCCGTCTATGTCGAAGACCCCGATGCGGTCGAACCCGTGCTGGTGAAGACCAACCTTGACGGGTCTTTCACCTATCATTCCATCGGTTTTGCCCGCGCTGACAGCGGCATCACCTCGCTGGATGATATGGAAGGTCAGGTCTTTGGTTTCGGTGATCCGAATTCGACCTCTGGCTATCTGATCCCGCTGGTGGAAATTCCCGCCGCCGGTTACCCGATGGAGCCGGGTGAATTCTTCTCTGACGTGGTGTTCACGGGTGGCCATGAACAGACCATCGTCGCTGTCGCCAATGGCGATATCGCGGGCGGCGTGACCTGGGCTGACGGTCTGGGTGACTGGGAAGACGGCTATAATTCGGGTGCTTTGCGCCGTGCATCCGATGCCGGTCTGGTCGATATGAACGATCTGGTCGAAATCTGGAAATCCAAACCGATCCCCGAAGGCCCGATTGTCCTGCGCAGCGCGCTGCCTGAGGATGTCAAACAGACGATGTTTGAGCTGACCGCCAATCTGCATGCCAATGACGAGGCCTGCGCTTATGGTGTGGCCGCTGGCGAAACCGCCGGTTTCACCCCCATCGGCCATGAGGCCTATGAGACCATCATCGCGGTTCGTCGCAGCCAGATGAACTAA
- the phnC gene encoding phosphonate ABC transporter ATP-binding protein — MLKFDKVTKTFGANTAVSAASFTVDKPMMIGIIGRSGAGKSTLLRILNRLSDATSGQITFDGLDVTALRGAAKRSWQSQCAMIFQQFNLVPRMDVVSNVLHGTLNRQSTLATMFNLYPTPDIHKAIDILDRLGMAAHAPKRAEALSGGQQQRVAIARALMQDPRIILADEPIASLDPMNAQVVMQALRDIHEEDGRMVIANLHTLDTARRYCDRVIGMRDGRIVFDGTPEQLTTGVARDIYGADDSFSESMTSTQIEQSAAAAALMEKAAAL, encoded by the coding sequence ATGCTGAAATTTGACAAAGTGACAAAGACTTTCGGTGCGAACACGGCTGTCAGCGCGGCCAGTTTCACCGTGGACAAGCCGATGATGATCGGCATCATCGGGCGGTCCGGCGCGGGTAAATCGACGCTGTTGCGCATCCTCAACCGGCTGTCGGATGCGACATCGGGGCAGATCACCTTTGACGGGCTGGATGTGACCGCCCTGCGCGGCGCGGCCAAACGCAGCTGGCAATCGCAATGCGCGATGATTTTCCAGCAGTTCAATCTGGTGCCGCGCATGGATGTCGTGTCCAACGTGCTGCATGGCACGCTGAACCGGCAGTCCACGCTGGCCACGATGTTCAACCTTTATCCAACCCCCGATATCCATAAGGCGATTGATATCCTTGACCGTCTTGGCATGGCCGCCCATGCGCCCAAACGGGCCGAGGCTTTGTCGGGTGGCCAACAGCAGCGCGTCGCCATTGCCCGCGCGCTGATGCAGGACCCGCGGATCATTCTGGCGGATGAACCGATCGCGTCGCTGGACCCGATGAATGCGCAGGTCGTGATGCAGGCCCTGCGCGACATTCACGAAGAAGACGGGCGCATGGTCATCGCCAACCTGCATACGCTGGATACCGCGCGGCGTTACTGCGACCGCGTGATCGGGATGCGCGACGGGCGGATCGTCTTTGACGGCACGCCCGAGCAGCTGACCACCGGCGTGGCCCGCGACATTTACGGGGCCGATGACAGCTTTTCCGAAAGCATGACCTCGACCCAGATCGAACAAAGCGCTGCGGCTGCGGCCTTGATGGAAAAAGCCGCCGCTCTGTGA
- the nikR gene encoding nickel-responsive transcriptional regulator NikR yields the protein MKRITMTLDDDLLAALDAHMDASGATNRSEAIRDLVARSLSPEAPDDATCLGIASYTIEPDIRDLGRKVPQVRQDHHDRFAAALSVPVDHSTSLEVAVLKGSVAEVTAIANALFLERGVRHGRLALVPVVVEDHSHAHGNGAPHRHAKVVNRFQ from the coding sequence ATGAAACGTATCACGATGACCCTGGATGATGATCTTTTGGCGGCGCTTGATGCGCATATGGATGCGTCGGGTGCGACCAACCGTTCAGAGGCGATCCGCGATCTAGTCGCGCGCAGCCTGTCGCCAGAGGCCCCCGATGACGCGACCTGCCTTGGCATTGCCAGCTATACGATCGAACCCGATATCCGCGATCTGGGGCGCAAAGTGCCGCAGGTCCGGCAGGATCATCACGACCGTTTCGCCGCCGCCCTGTCGGTGCCGGTGGATCATTCCACCTCGCTCGAGGTTGCGGTGCTGAAAGGGTCAGTGGCCGAGGTCACAGCCATCGCCAATGCCTTGTTTCTGGAACGCGGCGTGCGCCACGGGCGGTTGGCGCTGGTGCCGGTGGTGGTCGAGGATCACAGCCACGCCCATGGCAATGGCGCGCCACATCGCCATGCCAAGGTGGTCAACCGGTTTCAGTGA
- the arsJ gene encoding organoarsenical effux MFS transporter ArsJ, translating to MNAYIAVTASYWAFMLTDGALRMLVLLHFHTLGFSPVQLAYLFVLYEIAGIVTNLSAGWIAARFGLTSTLYAGLGLQVAALLALAQLDPSWAIGASVIFVMLVQGASGVAKDLAKMASKSAVKILAPEGGLFRWVALLTGSKNAVKGLGFLLGAALLALLGFTSAVLVMAALLGVILCAVLAFMPAGLPKGRKGAKFSDVFSKSHNVNWLSAARVFLFGARDIWFVVGIPIYFYAVLSDGSVAGNRTAFFMIGSFMAVWIILYGAVQAAAPKLLRADRRPASDLIGAARRWAWGLAAVPAILTMAALLAEGPQGWLTVTLVLGLLIFGAIFAVNSALHSYLILSFTKTERVTMDVGFYYMANAAGRLIGTLLSGLTYQAGGLALMLGMAAVMVALSALAAGRLDRH from the coding sequence ATGAACGCCTATATCGCTGTCACCGCGTCTTATTGGGCCTTCATGCTGACCGATGGCGCGCTGCGGATGCTGGTGCTGCTGCATTTTCACACGTTGGGCTTTTCGCCGGTGCAGCTGGCCTATCTGTTTGTCCTTTATGAGATCGCGGGCATCGTCACCAACCTGTCGGCAGGCTGGATCGCGGCGCGGTTCGGGCTGACATCGACGCTCTATGCAGGATTGGGGTTACAGGTCGCAGCTTTGCTGGCGCTGGCGCAGCTTGATCCCAGCTGGGCCATCGGCGCATCGGTCATCTTTGTGATGCTGGTGCAAGGGGCCAGCGGTGTGGCCAAGGATCTGGCCAAGATGGCATCCAAATCCGCCGTCAAGATCCTGGCCCCCGAGGGTGGTCTGTTCCGCTGGGTCGCTTTGCTGACCGGATCAAAGAATGCGGTCAAGGGTCTGGGCTTTCTGCTGGGGGCGGCATTGCTGGCGCTGCTGGGGTTCACAAGCGCGGTGCTGGTGATGGCGGCATTGCTGGGGGTGATCCTTTGCGCGGTGCTGGCCTTCATGCCTGCGGGCCTGCCCAAAGGGCGCAAGGGGGCCAAATTCTCGGACGTTTTTTCCAAATCCCATAACGTCAACTGGCTCAGCGCGGCGCGCGTGTTCCTGTTCGGCGCGCGCGATATCTGGTTTGTCGTGGGCATCCCGATCTATTTCTATGCGGTGTTGTCGGATGGCAGTGTCGCGGGTAACCGGACCGCGTTTTTCATGATCGGCAGTTTCATGGCGGTCTGGATCATCCTGTATGGCGCGGTGCAGGCGGCGGCACCCAAGCTGCTGCGCGCGGATAGGCGGCCCGCTTCGGACCTGATCGGGGCGGCGCGGCGCTGGGCCTGGGGGCTGGCAGCGGTGCCTGCGATCCTGACCATGGCGGCGCTGCTGGCAGAGGGGCCGCAGGGCTGGCTGACGGTGACGCTGGTGCTGGGGCTCTTGATCTTTGGCGCGATCTTTGCGGTCAATTCCGCGCTGCATTCCTATCTGATCCTGTCCTTTACCAAGACCGAACGGGTCACGATGGATGTGGGCTTCTATTACATGGCCAATGCCGCAGGGCGGTTGATCGGCACTTTGCTGTCAGGGCTGACCTATCAGGCGGGCGGTCTGGCGCTGATGCTGGGCATGGCTGCGGTGATGGTGGCGCTGTCGGCGCTGGCGGCAGGCAGGCTGGATCGTCACTGA
- a CDS encoding ArsJ-associated glyceraldehyde-3-phosphate dehydrogenase — MTTYAINGLGRIGKLALRPLLEKGARIAWINDAVGDPAMQAHLLEFDTVHGRWDADFAHDADSLTINGTRLPFIGTKDIAALPLDGVDVVIDCTGMFKTAAKLAPYFAAGVKKVVVSAPVKDGPTANIVYGVNSDTYDPALHQIITAASCTTNCLAPVVKVLLEGIGITHGSITTIHNVTNTQTIVDRPAKDLRRARSALNALIPTTTGSATAITLIYPELAGRLNGHAVRVPLLNGSLTDCVFEVPRPTSVEEINALMKAAADGPLKGILGYEDRPLVSADYTNDRRSGIVDAPSTMVVNGTQVKLYVWYDNEMGYAHRLVDVALMVGAAL, encoded by the coding sequence ATGACCACCTATGCGATCAACGGCCTTGGCCGGATTGGCAAGCTCGCCTTGCGGCCGCTGTTGGAAAAGGGCGCGCGGATCGCATGGATCAACGATGCCGTGGGCGATCCGGCGATGCAGGCGCATCTGCTGGAATTCGACACGGTGCATGGCCGCTGGGATGCCGATTTCGCCCATGACGCGGACAGCCTGACGATCAACGGCACGCGGCTGCCCTTTATCGGGACCAAGGATATTGCCGCCCTGCCGCTGGACGGGGTCGATGTGGTGATCGATTGCACCGGCATGTTCAAGACAGCGGCCAAGCTTGCCCCCTATTTCGCAGCGGGGGTGAAAAAGGTCGTGGTCTCTGCGCCGGTCAAGGACGGGCCAACGGCGAATATCGTTTATGGCGTCAATTCTGATACTTACGATCCGGCATTGCACCAGATCATCACGGCGGCATCCTGCACCACCAATTGCCTTGCCCCCGTGGTCAAAGTGCTGCTGGAAGGGATCGGCATCACGCATGGGTCGATCACGACGATCCATAATGTCACCAATACCCAGACCATCGTGGACCGGCCCGCCAAGGATTTGCGCCGCGCGCGGTCCGCGCTGAATGCGCTGATCCCGACGACCACAGGCAGCGCGACCGCGATCACGCTGATCTATCCCGAACTGGCCGGCAGGCTGAACGGCCATGCGGTGCGCGTGCCTTTGCTGAACGGATCACTGACCGATTGCGTGTTCGAAGTGCCGCGCCCGACCTCTGTCGAGGAAATCAACGCCTTGATGAAAGCCGCCGCCGATGGCCCGCTCAAAGGCATCCTGGGCTATGAAGACCGGCCCCTGGTATCGGCCGATTACACCAATGACAGGCGGTCGGGGATTGTCGATGCGCCGTCCACCATGGTGGTGAACGGCACGCAGGTAAAGCTATACGTCTGGTATGACAATGAAATGGGCTATGCGCATCGGTTGGTTGATGTGGCCTTGATGGTGGGTGCCGCGCTGTGA
- a CDS encoding helix-turn-helix domain-containing protein codes for MENEICTRLTTLGHPQRLALFRLLMRRYPDRVPAGELAQALDIKPSTLSAYLSALMQAGLVTQDRIATSLQYRVAMGAVSQTVDYLFNDCCRGRPELCTPALFAKNPVTSPKYNVLFICTGNSARSILAESILRNHAGDRFNAYSAGTLPRSALHPVARDMLRAKGHDIAALSAKNVTVFTGPDAPAFDFVFTVCNQAANEDGPTWQGQPVSAHWGMPDPVKATGTDAAQSLSFQRTYDGLAHRISLFAALPIASLDRVALQKAVDQIAQSPSEI; via the coding sequence ATGGAAAATGAGATCTGCACCCGCCTGACCACCCTTGGCCACCCCCAGCGGCTGGCCCTGTTCCGCCTGCTGATGCGGCGCTATCCCGACCGTGTGCCTGCGGGCGAATTGGCGCAGGCGCTGGATATCAAGCCATCAACCCTGTCGGCCTATCTGTCGGCGCTGATGCAGGCGGGGCTGGTGACACAGGACCGCATCGCCACATCGCTGCAATATCGCGTCGCGATGGGGGCAGTCAGCCAGACCGTTGACTATCTTTTCAACGATTGCTGTCGGGGCAGGCCAGAGCTTTGCACCCCCGCGCTTTTTGCAAAAAATCCGGTAACATCGCCCAAATATAACGTGCTTTTCATCTGCACCGGGAATTCCGCCCGCTCGATCCTTGCCGAATCCATCCTGCGCAACCACGCAGGTGACCGGTTCAACGCCTATTCGGCCGGCACCTTGCCCCGGTCCGCGCTGCACCCGGTCGCGCGCGACATGTTACGCGCCAAAGGGCATGATATCGCGGCTCTATCCGCCAAGAACGTCACCGTCTTTACCGGTCCCGATGCGCCTGCCTTTGATTTCGTCTTTACCGTCTGCAATCAAGCCGCGAACGAGGATGGCCCCACATGGCAAGGCCAACCCGTCAGCGCCCATTGGGGGATGCCCGATCCGGTCAAAGCCACTGGCACGGATGCCGCGCAAAGCCTGTCTTTCCAGCGGACCTATGACGGGCTTGCCCACCGGATCAGCCTGTTTGCGGCCCTGCCCATCGCCAGCCTTGACCGGGTGGCCCTGCAAAAGGCGGTCGATCAGATCGCGCAATCCCCGTCGGAGATATGA
- a CDS encoding ABC-type transport auxiliary lipoprotein family protein has translation MTPIQLSRRLAILGGAVALGGCSAVSALNAAGTARATYDLIPRSASTTGRQTRRTLLVALPDTTAAINSDRILVRPNAAAITYLPDARWTAELPRVVQSLLVRSISGSGRIGYVGPAEGGPVPDSALLTRVDAFDVTVGADGIPVATIDITLTVLNDRDQRVLATRRFTQSVPVANDSPAALVAGFQALLDALLPAMADWVLGIA, from the coding sequence ATGACCCCAATCCAATTGTCGCGCCGATTGGCCATTCTTGGCGGGGCCGTCGCCCTTGGCGGATGCAGCGCCGTGTCCGCGCTGAATGCGGCGGGCACCGCGCGCGCCACCTATGACCTGATCCCGCGCAGCGCCAGCACCACCGGGCGCCAGACCCGGCGGACCCTGCTGGTCGCGCTGCCCGATACCACGGCGGCGATCAATAGCGACCGGATTCTGGTCCGGCCCAATGCCGCCGCGATCACCTATCTGCCCGATGCGCGCTGGACCGCCGAATTGCCCCGCGTTGTGCAATCGCTGCTGGTGCGCAGCATCTCGGGCAGCGGCCGGATCGGCTATGTCGGCCCTGCCGAGGGTGGGCCGGTCCCCGATAGCGCGCTTTTGACGCGGGTTGATGCCTTTGATGTGACCGTCGGTGCCGATGGCATCCCCGTCGCCACCATCGACATCACGCTGACCGTGCTGAACGACCGCGACCAGCGCGTTCTGGCAACCCGCCGGTTCACCCAATCGGTGCCGGTCGCCAATGACAGCCCTGCCGCGCTTGTCGCGGGGTTTCAGGCGCTGCTGGATGCGCTGCTGCCTGCCATGGCCGATTGGGTGCTGGGGATCGCCTGA
- a CDS encoding MlaD family protein, translating into METRANFVLIGMFTLAAILGTLGFFIWLAAVQLDRQYMTYGILLDDVSGLDAAGAVTYNGIAVGSVIGLRIFEDDPSKVFTTIEVDAATPISTATIAQLQSQGVTGVAFISLSARDVAAAPITTIAGGLPIIESKRSTVQALVEDAPNLLAEARLLLQQVQGFAGAENQALVADILRNLSRTTGRLDQALNDFSEISGTVRDATAQITQFTERLDTIGEAVEVTLRSTDSALVAVQQAFVSADVVLNTTGPMLDRAEGAFGLAEDLLRDQIPAILAQVSDTVAQTYAAVQDIQLRTGQTLDGFSDTASLLNARLVELETTLADATIAFDAVTTASESLEMLVEGDGAAFITEARAAVATIETVVNTDLPLIVSDVRRAVQTAAVAVEDVAADVTGFTSRLTPLADDTQMAITSATELIAQAQTSLAALNTTLGVVDGALGSAQTTFDSANDLLQTDIGPVLSDLRLSADRISTAVEDVTSDVPAIAADLRALIARADQVVVQVQDAVAQSAPGISDFSTGGLTELSRLATEARGLIATLNGLTRRIENDPAGFILDNRVPEYRR; encoded by the coding sequence ATGGAAACCCGTGCCAATTTCGTTCTGATCGGGATGTTCACGCTGGCGGCGATACTGGGCACGCTGGGGTTTTTCATCTGGCTTGCCGCGGTGCAGCTGGACCGGCAATATATGACCTATGGGATCTTGCTGGATGATGTGTCCGGGCTGGATGCCGCAGGTGCGGTCACCTATAACGGCATCGCGGTCGGCTCTGTCATCGGGTTGCGCATTTTCGAGGATGACCCGTCCAAGGTCTTTACCACGATCGAGGTTGATGCCGCCACGCCGATCAGCACGGCCACGATTGCGCAGCTGCAATCGCAAGGGGTGACGGGGGTGGCTTTCATCTCTTTGTCGGCAAGGGATGTGGCGGCCGCGCCGATCACGACAATCGCAGGTGGCCTGCCGATCATCGAGTCCAAACGCTCTACGGTGCAGGCGCTGGTCGAGGATGCGCCGAACCTTCTGGCCGAGGCGCGGCTGTTGCTGCAACAGGTGCAGGGCTTTGCAGGGGCGGAAAATCAGGCGCTGGTCGCGGATATCCTGCGCAACCTGTCGCGCACCACTGGGCGGCTGGATCAGGCGCTGAACGATTTTTCCGAAATCAGCGGCACCGTGCGGGATGCGACCGCGCAGATCACCCAGTTCACCGAACGGCTGGACACGATCGGCGAGGCGGTGGAAGTCACGCTGCGCAGCACCGATAGCGCGCTGGTCGCGGTGCAACAGGCCTTTGTGTCCGCCGATGTGGTGCTGAACACGACCGGCCCGATGCTGGACCGCGCCGAAGGGGCCTTTGGGCTGGCCGAAGACCTGCTGCGCGACCAGATCCCCGCGATCCTTGCGCAAGTGTCCGATACCGTCGCGCAGACCTATGCGGCGGTGCAGGATATCCAGCTGCGCACCGGCCAGACGCTGGACGGGTTCAGCGATACCGCCAGCCTGCTGAATGCGCGGCTGGTCGAGCTGGAAACGACGCTGGCCGATGCAACGATTGCCTTTGATGCCGTGACCACCGCCTCTGAAAGCCTCGAAATGCTGGTCGAAGGTGACGGTGCCGCCTTCATCACCGAAGCACGCGCCGCCGTTGCCACGATTGAAACGGTGGTCAATACCGACCTGCCGCTGATCGTTTCGGATGTGCGGCGTGCGGTGCAGACAGCGGCGGTCGCGGTCGAGGATGTGGCCGCCGATGTGACAGGTTTCACCAGCCGCCTGACACCTTTGGCCGATGATACGCAGATGGCGATCACCTCTGCCACCGAGCTGATCGCGCAGGCGCAGACATCCCTTGCGGCGCTGAACACCACGCTGGGGGTGGTCGATGGCGCGCTGGGATCGGCGCAGACGACTTTTGACAGCGCCAATGACCTGTTGCAGACCGATATCGGGCCGGTGCTATCCGATCTGCGGCTCTCGGCTGACCGGATCAGCACGGCGGTCGAGGATGTGACCAGCGATGTGCCAGCCATTGCCGCCGATCTGCGCGCATTGATCGCGCGGGCCGATCAGGTCGTGGTGCAGGTGCAGGATGCCGTCGCCCAATCGGCGCCGGGGATCAGCGATTTTTCCACCGGCGGGTTGACCGAACTCAGCCGCCTTGCGACCGAGGCGCGCGGCCTGATCGCCACGCTGAACGGCCTGACGCGGCGGATCGAAAACGACCCTGCGGGGTTCATCCTAGACAACCGCGTTCCCGAATACCGGAGATGA
- a CDS encoding ABC transporter ATP-binding protein has protein sequence MSDDAIIRVRGLVTRFGATLVHDGLDLDVKRGEIIGVVGGSGTGKSVLLRSIVGLLKPAEGQIDVFGQSVRDSDADDYRALRRRWGVMFQDGALFSSLSVRQNVEAPMREQLDLDDDLRALLAGIKVRMVGLPDKAQDNYPSELSGGMRKRAGFARAIALDPEIVFLDEPTAGLDPIGAAAFDTLIKQLQSSLGLTVFLVTHDLDSLHAICDRIAVLADKKVLAVGTMQEMLALDHPWVHEYFHGPRARAATPVAKPKETE, from the coding sequence ATGAGCGATGATGCCATCATCCGCGTGCGCGGCCTTGTGACGCGCTTTGGCGCGACATTGGTGCATGACGGGCTGGACCTGGACGTGAAGCGCGGCGAGATCATCGGCGTCGTGGGCGGGTCGGGGACCGGCAAATCGGTGCTGCTGCGCTCTATCGTCGGGCTGCTGAAACCCGCCGAAGGCCAGATCGACGTCTTTGGCCAAAGCGTGCGTGACAGCGATGCCGATGATTACCGCGCATTGCGGCGGCGCTGGGGTGTGATGTTTCAGGATGGCGCGCTGTTTTCCTCGCTCAGCGTGCGCCAGAATGTCGAAGCGCCGATGCGCGAACAGCTGGATCTTGACGATGACCTGCGCGCCTTGCTGGCGGGGATCAAGGTCCGCATGGTCGGGCTGCCCGACAAGGCGCAGGATAATTACCCGTCGGAATTATCGGGCGGGATGCGCAAAAGGGCCGGCTTTGCCCGCGCGATCGCGCTTGATCCCGAAATTGTGTTCCTTGATGAACCCACGGCGGGGCTTGACCCGATCGGCGCTGCGGCTTTCGATACATTGATCAAGCAATTGCAATCCTCCTTGGGGCTGACGGTGTTTCTGGTGACGCATGATCTGGACAGCCTGCATGCGATCTGCGACCGGATCGCGGTGCTGGCCGATAAGAAAGTGCTTGCCGTTGGCACGATGCAAGAGATGCTGGCACTCGACCACCCTTGGGTGCATGAATATTTCCACGGGCCCCGCGCAAGGGCCGCCACCCCGGTGGCCAAGCCGAAAGAGACCGAGTGA
- a CDS encoding ABC transporter permease — MSATQLQTAPDMSGQPRFDSDGAGLSVQGRLTIDSFEHLDRAAIRQQAAGAKAIDIAQLAHMDTAGAWFVLELAQQAKAEITGASAAQAQLIETVRQNLPPKDADAQPPAQLLDQLDRLGRNVMRAAGNGLEMLSFFGQVIATIGYVIRHPRALRLTSVVHHCQQVGLQAVPIVVLMAFLIGVVLAFQGSAQLRQFGAEVFVVDLIAISILRELGILLTAIIVAGRSGSAFTAAIGSMKMREEIDALRTLGLDPVAILIVPRVLALVVMLPALGLIANMAGLLGGALMSWVELDVSPAVFHARLVSNTDVWHFNVGMIKAPFFALIIGVIGCYHGMKVGGDAESLGRQTSASVVMAIFMVIVADALFSIFFAIVGV; from the coding sequence ATGTCCGCCACCCAATTGCAAACCGCACCGGATATGTCCGGCCAGCCCCGCTTTGACAGCGATGGCGCTGGGCTGTCGGTGCAGGGGCGCTTGACCATCGACAGTTTCGAACATCTGGACCGCGCCGCGATCCGGCAACAGGCGGCAGGGGCCAAGGCGATTGATATCGCCCAGCTGGCGCATATGGATACCGCAGGCGCCTGGTTCGTGCTGGAGCTTGCCCAGCAGGCAAAGGCCGAGATCACCGGCGCCAGCGCGGCGCAGGCCCAGCTGATCGAGACCGTCCGCCAGAACCTGCCCCCAAAAGATGCGGATGCACAGCCGCCGGCGCAGTTGCTGGACCAGCTTGACAGGCTGGGGCGCAATGTCATGCGCGCTGCGGGCAATGGGCTGGAAATGCTGTCGTTTTTCGGACAGGTCATCGCGACAATCGGGTATGTGATCCGGCATCCGCGCGCGCTGCGGCTGACCTCAGTGGTGCATCATTGCCAGCAAGTCGGCCTGCAGGCGGTGCCCATCGTGGTCTTGATGGCCTTTCTGATCGGGGTGGTGCTGGCGTTCCAAGGCTCTGCGCAATTGCGCCAATTCGGGGCCGAGGTCTTTGTCGTGGACCTGATCGCCATCTCGATCCTGCGCGAATTGGGCATCCTGCTGACCGCGATCATCGTCGCGGGGCGGTCGGGCTCGGCCTTTACCGCCGCCATCGGCTCGATGAAAATGCGCGAGGAAATCGACGCGTTGCGCACGCTGGGGCTGGACCCGGTGGCGATCTTGATCGTGCCGCGCGTTCTGGCGCTGGTGGTGATGCTGCCCGCGCTGGGGCTGATCGCCAATATGGCGGGGCTGTTGGGCGGCGCGTTGATGTCCTGGGTCGAGCTTGACGTCTCGCCCGCCGTCTTTCACGCGCGGTTGGTCAGCAATACCGATGTGTGGCATTTCAATGTCGGCATGATCAAGGCACCGTTCTTTGCGCTGATCATCGGGGTGATCGGCTGTTATCATGGCATGAAGGTCGGCGGCGATGCCGAAAGCCTGGGGCGGCAGACATCGGCCTCGGTGGTCATGGCGATTTTCATGGTGATCGTCGCGGATGCGCTGTTTTCGATCTTTTTCGCGATTGTGGGGGTGTGA
- a CDS encoding universal stress protein, with amino-acid sequence MDRLTALIVVDAACSDDRIRHYISSLPADGVHLSVLVVGAAPSLPMWAYGSAPYGPIIFPENWHETYQAGGSEVADRADVIEKLLQAAGVAGDVTSAYGEISVLDDQIAARAALCDVVLIDPALAQAELTFQQALEGVLFKTPVAVALNAAGVDGVVQAKHPMLAWDGSLPALRALHRALPILRQAAQVTVLVIDPDPHGPEGQNPGSDVATWLTRHGCNVTLQQSPSAGQDIGHCLLARAAEIGTDLIVMGAYVHSRARQRILGGTTQIMVSQTDRAVLLAH; translated from the coding sequence ATGGACCGTTTGACAGCCCTGATCGTCGTCGATGCCGCCTGTTCCGACGACCGCATCCGCCATTATATCAGCAGCCTGCCCGCAGATGGCGTGCATCTGTCGGTGCTGGTGGTCGGCGCGGCCCCGTCGCTGCCGATGTGGGCCTATGGCTCGGCACCTTACGGGCCGATCATCTTTCCCGAAAACTGGCATGAAACCTATCAGGCCGGCGGCAGCGAAGTTGCTGATCGCGCCGATGTGATCGAAAAACTGTTACAGGCGGCCGGTGTGGCCGGTGATGTCACCTCTGCCTATGGCGAAATCTCGGTGCTGGATGACCAGATCGCGGCGCGCGCGGCGCTGTGCGATGTGGTGCTGATTGATCCGGCTTTGGCACAGGCAGAACTGACGTTTCAGCAAGCGCTCGAAGGGGTGTTGTTCAAGACGCCGGTCGCTGTCGCGCTGAATGCGGCGGGGGTTGATGGCGTGGTGCAGGCCAAGCATCCGATGCTGGCCTGGGACGGCAGCCTGCCTGCGCTGCGTGCGCTGCACCGCGCCTTGCCGATCCTGCGCCAGGCCGCACAGGTCACGGTGCTGGTCATCGATCCCGACCCGCATGGTCCCGAAGGCCAGAACCCCGGCAGCGATGTCGCCACCTGGCTGACACGGCATGGCTGCAACGTCACCTTGCAGCAATCGCCCAGCGCGGGGCAGGATATCGGCCATTGCCTGCTTGCACGCGCCGCCGAGATCGGCACGGATCTGATCGTGATGGGCGCCTATGTCCATTCGCGCGCGCGCCAGCGCATCCTGGGCGGCACCACGCAGATCATGGTCAGCCAGACAGACCGCGCCGTCCTGCTGGCGCATTGA